One genomic region from Esox lucius isolate fEsoLuc1 chromosome 24, fEsoLuc1.pri, whole genome shotgun sequence encodes:
- the mblac1 gene encoding metallo-beta-lactamase domain-containing protein 1, whose amino-acid sequence MECKGKSDACKVKRSEFSDKELDIEGQPYRLSVLKVGYCIPQPDGSFRADGTISLLTGPKTILVDTGGPWDRDFLVKSLRDKGLEPGDVSVVVGTHGHSDHVGNLGLFPGATVVVGCDISVGDRYLPNRLAEGRPYPIDEHVSVVPTPGHTGRDVSVLVKGTTMGTVLVAGDLFERCADDDSWRDLSENPVVQEASRQLALRTSDVIIPGHGLPFRVHREEVHWRSEPTDTVDI is encoded by the exons ATGGAATGTAAAGGGAAATCAGACGCATGTAAAGTCAAAAGAAGCGAGTTTTCGGACAAGGAACTCGATATTGAGGGGCAACCGTACAGACTGTCGGTGCTCAAAGTAGGCTACTGTATTCCCCAACCTGACGGGTCTTTTCGAGCCGACGGAACTATTTCTCTTCTAACTGGACCTAAAACTATTCTAGTAGACACCGGAGGACCGTGGGACAGGGACTTCCTGGTGAAAAGTCTCAGGGACAAAGGTTTGGAACCTGGCGATGTCAGCGTGGTTGTGGGCACCCACGGACACTCTGATCATGTGGGAAATCTAGGGCTGTTTCCAGGGGCAACTGTAGTTGTGGGATGTGACATCAGTGTGGGGGATAGGTACCTTCCAAACAGGCTGGCTGAGGGGCGACCATATCCCATTGATGAACAT GTGTCAGTAGTACCCACTCCTGGCCACACAGGACGAGACGTGAGCGTTCTGGTGAAGGGAACTACAATGGGCACGGTGCTGGTTGCCGGAGACCTATTTGAGCGATGCGCCGACGACGACAGCTGGAGGGATCTAAGTGAGAACCCTGTTGTGCAGGAGGCCAGCCGGCAGCTGGCGCTACGTACCTCTGATGTCATCATTCCAGGACATGGATTGCCATTCCGAGTCCACCGGGAAGAGGTGCATTGGCGTTCTGAGCCGACTGATACCGTGGACATCTGA